A segment of the Lycium barbarum isolate Lr01 chromosome 7, ASM1917538v2, whole genome shotgun sequence genome:
TCATATTATAGTTCTAAAAATAGAATAACAAAATAGAACACCCCAGATCTCTCTGTTGCTTCACACTTCTTATTGGCTCTGCACCTTTTTCCCCTACTCCCCAACCCCACTGccacccaccccccaccccacccccacaaaACCACCACGGGTATATTCCTTCTTCCTCTCACTGCCACCGCCATATCCATTTTTTAGgtacaaaaaataataatcagCATATTGCTTTTAGTGTACTTGTGTTTTTTTTGCTATTTGTATTTACTTGTTTCAAGAATATGTTTATATATAGTGTGGCTAATTTCATTTTCAATCTTATCTACTCCTCATAAACTTAACTTttgcttctcttttttttttttcagctcACTTTCATATATGTTCTTGATTCTTGAAATTTAGCCCACTTAGTTTTTTTATACTTTCCTATGTGAAAGATTTGAGCTTTTTGGGGTTTCTAAGCTCACTTTCAATTCTTAGCTATAGTTTTATCACTTGtatgcatatgcatatatatgttctTGATTCTTGATATTTAGCCCACgtagtttttgttttgttttttttttttttttggggagggGGTACTTTCCTATGTGAAAAATTTGAGCTTTTTGGGGTGTCTCTTGCTTTTAGCTCACTTTCAATTCTTAGCTACAGTTTTGTTACTATATGTTCTTGATTCTTGAAATTTAGCCCCCACAGTTTTTCTTTTGTACTTTACATATGAAAAATTTGAGCTTTTGGGGTTTTTGTTCATGAAATTCTTGTGATTTTTTTTGGAAGGGGGATTGAGTTACCCTTTTGGAAAGTCTACTTTTTGTTTGAAAAAGAGCATTTCAATTTTgaggttttcattttttattttttattttctttatgagAATGGGATTGGTGTTTGTTGTACAAAGAAGCAAATTCAAGATTTAAAGCTGGTAGGTACCACTTTATGTATACACATTATTAAACAGTTTTGTTCTTTAGATTTTTCTAAgttatttgtatatgtttggTATCCTAGCCTGTGGATCTGAGCTGCATACAGTATCATTTTGttcctttttctttaattttcctAATAAAAAGGCATTATTTTGTTGTAGTTAAAGGGATAATTCGCAAATGGAGCGACATAGATAGTGAGGATTCAGATAGCCGACACCAGTTTGTTTGCGATTGAGGCATATTAGTAGTAGTTGTTGAGGCATAATAAAAGAGAATTCTTTTGGGTATTTAAAGTATGGATCATAGAAGTAATCAGCAGCAACAAATGACATCTGGTTTAACTCGATATCGATCCGcgccaagttcttatttttccaGCCTATTGAATAGTAATGATAATCCAGGTGGTGTTGTTGCTGGGAATTGTGGTTATGCAAGAGATGATTTTGATCAGGTGCTCAATCCTCGCGCTTCGAATAATACTGGTATAAAGCAAGTTTTTGATAGATTTGTAGCTAATATTGGTCCTCAAGATTTGAATCCGAATGGCCTAATTGGCGATACTCAGCAAAATCCAATGAGCAATATGAAACAAGAACTTGAAGCTCAGCAACAACAGATGAATCAGAATGCACAGTTTATTGCACCTGTGAAACAAGAAATTACTCAGCAGAATAGTGATTATTCATTGGCTTCACAGAtgaattatcaaaatcaagctcAAGCTCAACAAAATCAAAATGCAGCAGACTTTACTTCAGCAATGGATAGTTTTTCCAGATATTTGGGTTCAGTAGATTCTAATCGTTTGAACCAGACGAAAATGGATGGTGGATTTGGTGCTGGTAGTAGTAATTCGAATCTTGCTCGTTATAACAGTTCGCCTGCTGGATTCTTTGCACAAGTTAATATTGAACATGGTATGCATTGTCTTGGTTAAACATTGTTGCTACTGATTTTTTCTTATTATCTTGACTAGTGAGCTAAATGCAGATGATGGGAATGCTTTTTTAGATTTATGTGTAGATTTATTTAAGCTCATTTATTTGTCTAAATGTTCATTTTGAATCTTGCATTTTGTGGACTGTGCcaagaatttatttttattataattcAGCTCTGCCTAGAAAATAAGCATCCTTGCATATGCAAATCACTTCATTGAAGATAACTGAATTAGTTTTAGAAGAGAAAAGAGGCGCTGCAACCATTTTTTTGCCACTAGATACTCGATATAATCTGTTTACCGGCTTAGGTACATATTAAAATTTAATTGACAGCAAGCCTTTCCTTGTTGACATTACAGATATTAGCTAGGAGAACAGCATAGATTATCATTTTGCTGAGATGTTCTTTGAACTAATTATACTTTGGTAAACAAAGAACAAaattgaaggggagccttggcgtaactgataaagttgctgccatgtgaccaggaggtcacgggttcgagccgtgaaaacagcctcttgcagaaatgtaaGGTAAGGctacgtacaatagacccttgttgtccggcccttccccagaccccgcgcatagcgggagcttagtgcaccgggctgcccttttaaaCAAAGAACAAAATTAGGAAATGTAAAAAATTCTTTACACAAAGAGGGACAAAAGTAAGTGATGAATCTCAAATAGAAGTTTTGTGGTCATTTCAATTGTCTTGATCTGACATTAGAGTTTTGAGTTTGTTTCTAAAACTTTTTCAGCAATTGACAGAATATGGTGCATTGAGAGGCATGGGGAATTATGGAGCTGGTAGTAGTCAAGTGGCTCTCTCATCGGGACAACCTCATTCTTCGGGGCTATTAGCTCCAATCTCCGAATTTGGAGCTAAAAGCATAGAAGAGAGCAGACAAGgcaatgaaagttttggtaaaggCCATAAAAACGATGAGAGTTACATGACAGGTTTCCCAATGCCTACTTGGGATGATTCACAAATTTTGACTGATGATTTCCTACAAGTGCCAGAAGATGATGAGGCCGGGCAATTCTCCAATGTAAATGCACCTGATAATCAGGTACAGTCAAACCTCTATAACATTGTCGTTTGTTCTAatatttttttgttgaatattgtTGTAGAACATATGATATAACATATAACATGAAAAGTCAGTTTCAGAAAAACAGTTGGCCGTTCTAGTGAACTGTTTTTATAGAGGATggatgttatagagaggtctgactgcaCTATTTTTAATCACATTCGTCGTTCTTTTGCCACCTGTATTGAAACAAAACAGGCCTAAATATTGCATGTTCATACGGTCAGCCTAATTAGTTGTAGTAgtaattgttgttgttttgacgTAATCTTTGCGCCTGATTAATCTCATGCATACATGGTTTTGGTAATCAGAGTAGTGAAGGTCGAGCTCGTCCTCCCCCTCTATTGTCTCAAATGAGTTTACCTCAAACCTCCGCAGAGTTATCTGCCATGGAGCAACTCTTGCAAGATTCAGTACCTTGTAAAGTCAGAGCAAAGAGAGGTTGTGCCACTCATCCTCGTAGCATCGCCGAAAGGGTACACACATCTTAcagctgaaaaaaaaaatctggttcTCTTAAATTCAAAATATGTTTAACCTAGCCTCGTATGAAAGATAGGTTAAGCAAGTACTTATTTAATTGTTACTGATCTTAGGTAAGAAGAACGCGAATAAGTGAAAGAATGAGGAAGCTGCAAGAGCTTGTCCCCAACATGGACAAGGTAATCTTAACTACCAATTTTCCCCAAAATATGAATGTTTCTCGGTTCTACAAGAAGGTCGACGGGTGCGTGTCCAATCCTCCAAAGGTAGTGCATTTTCGGAGGATCCAACACGGCTGTGGCTACATTTTTGGAGAGTCGGAGCAACATAGAATATTGTTGAAATTTAGCTTCTTATTTTTCCAATTTCTTTGCAGCAAACAAACACAGCTGATATGTTGGACTTTGCAGCTGACTACATTAAAGAACTAGAGACACAAGTCAAGGTATATCCCAAAAAAGGAACAATGAGTAACACAAAGGGATTCTTTCCATTCACATTTCTCGCTTCAACTAATATACAATGACTACattcttttgaatttttttcaGGCACTATCGGAAACACGTTCAAAGTGTACGTGCTCGCCTAAATAGAAACGCCACATTCAAAATGATAAGGTCGAGCAATTGTGTGCACGTTCTAGTGGGATGAAAAAGATTTGACAATGGAAATATAGCTAGCAGATAAGTGGATTCTCTTTGGCACTTTGAAAAAGAATGAGAATGGGTTGCCATTTTTTGGTGTGTGAAAAAGATAGATGCATCTGATATAAAAATTAATGGAGTACCTAACTCTGTACATAAATTTCCATTGTCTGTTTTTCTTGACCTGTTGTATTATGTGAAAGGAATAGAATGTTAGGACTTTATCAGTTGCTTTTGTGAACTACTTAGTAAGAGGTTGTTAGGTCCTTTTATTATGATGTGTAATGTATGTTGCCATTCATCAACTCTTTTTAGATGAAAGGAAGCATATCATCTTTAAACCTAGTAAACCACTATGAATTGATCAAGTTCCCCCTTCTGTTAATAGAATACATCATCCCAGTTAGGCGtgttcacggtttggttaaaaaTCGATCCAAAtcgaaaatcaaaatcaaaccgaTTGAATAAATTGATATTTACTTGGGTTAGGTTTGATTTTATTGAaaacaaattgaagaaaaaatcaaaCTGAACCGActaattttatacataatttttataattatatatatgtaatatattaatttttataaatacttttaaataatttatataatttttaagcAAAAGTTTATTTTATCTCttataggctaataaactttatACCTTAAgtcgattttaaaaaaaaaaaaatatgaattcaaactcatttattcaaagaaacaatTATGTGAGATTTATcaagatttattttttgtatttcttataaaaTTTATCAACTTAATTTAAATCATAAATTttaagacattttctccataatgcaaGAAACTATAGTCATCACAATAAAAGGTTAATAATAAATTATAAGTTGAAAAAGGATAGAAAATTTTCTCCTAATTGTAGGAAAAAAGTATGAAAAAGAGAAACACCGTCAATTTTCTTAAAAATCAAAAAACGACCCAAACCGATTACAACCAAACCTatggatatgtattatatttggtttggtttggttttaataattttaaaccGACTagattggtttggttttggttttaacccaaaaccgacccatgaacacccctaatccCAGTTTATCACTTATAgcttgtttggtcaagcttttaaaatTTGCTGATTTTGAAAATTGTTTTTTGTCAGGAGTACTTTTGAGAAGTAGGTTTGGAGAGTAGTCGTCTGCATTTGACTAATCgatttaaaaaaatacttttgctAATATTAGATCAATAATTCATacttggccaaacttttaaaaagcgCTTATGGGAGAAGCTACAGTTTCTCAGCTTCTCCTACCatttaaaaacactttttttatattgagaataataataattattattattggcTTCTTAGAAGCTTGACAAAACACTCTATGAGTCACGGTAAATTAATATGGTATGGCATAAACATATAATGCAAGtatatttcttctcttttttgaTGTTGTAATGACTACAACTCAATTAGTCATATTTATGAGTAGGCAACTCAATTAGTCATATTTATGAGTAGGCTCATAACTCATAAGTAGTGTTGAGTGACACTCTCTGTGAGAATGAGAGGACTGTCATCAGAAGGGGTTGTTGCCTGTAACTAATGTTCTTAATTGCCTGGGGCATGCTAATGTATATGGTATTAATTGGGATGTCTCCTATATTTTCAAAGAAAGTGACATGTTCCTAATATCCATTTTCAAATTAATTCATCTGATATTGCAGAAGGGAGAAGTGTTTAGTTTGCCAATCAGTGTAGTCTGATTGATCCATTAATTCTAACAAGTTACTTATCAtccttttaaatttgaaaaatggATGTAGTTCTTGAACATATAAAAGTTAAGCAGAAATTTAATAGGCATTTGAAGATGAATTGGTtgatatttgaaaaataataatatttgaaAATTGAAATTGTATTTGGACATGAAAACACAGTTGGAATTTTGTGAGTGAAAATCACCCAAGGGTTAGCCTAGTGGTTAATGAAGTAGTTGAAAATTATGACGCCTTAGTTTCAAATTCCTGTGGAGGCAAAACATTAGGTGATCTTTTCTCATTTGTCCAAGCCTTGTTGAGCAAAGTTATCTAGTATGAGCGGTACCCGTGCTGGTGAAAAGTAGCAGACACTCATGAAATTAGTCGAAGTGTTCGCAAGCTAACTCGGACACCATGATTATGCAAAAAGAAAAAAGCTGAGAATGAAAACTTGAAAACTCCTAAAATTAGTTTTTTCATATttcaaatttgaagttgaaataacGAGCTAATTTGATACGCAAACACTTATTTGAAATAATGTccgattttgtttttaaattcTTGAAAAAATATGTATGCACATATTAATTGGGATTATGGCATGCAACAGGGCATTCTTGGATCCAATATAGTGGAAAGTGGTCCAAATTAGTTAGAAGTGAGAACCATGTCATGGATGATCTCATCCCCCAACTATTTTTTAACCCTAAAAAGAACTGGACAAAACTTTCATAGTTTCTACTATTTCAGGTCTTTTTATTAGTTATCATAACCAGAATTACTATCTTTACACATTTTCTTGGTGGGGCGGGgaggagggaggggggggggtagGACTAGGGGTAGGGGGCCCAAATTTAATCTGGGGACCTACTTTAGCTTTTCAGTATATTGGTCCTACTCCTTTAAAGATATAGAGAACTTGATGCTGCTACTTTTCTCAACCATAGAAAACTTCTTACCAAATGTATTATGAAAATTTTGAGATTTTTAGAAAATCTCTTCACAATGATAAATAAAGGACATAAAATCGAAAATAGAACATTTTTCTGTTTAAGCGACTGTTATTTGAAGCCTACTGATCCGATTAATTCGAATTCGCACCATTAAAGATGAAGGTACATTATTAGTTACAGGTTCAGCAAACTCAGTGGTTTTGGAAATCcactaaatatttataaatatttcgtTTCGGACCCAGTATTATAGCGAACTATAGGTTCAGTGGCAAATAACTTCTAATCCTGACTCCGTCTGTGCTAGGACGGTTCACAAATCGGTTCGGATcggttttggccatcatcgagttgaaattttgaatttcgactttctaaaattctcaaccaaactcgatccattctaggttcaatttgattcgttttttattatttcggttcggttacacaaatcgatttgttcggtttattcgaaatttaaacaagtaactatttcatttcagttttagagtaaacataacaaaaaataatgagatcctaaacttgcagccttataaccaagacattaaccaagaaaaaaccataaacttgcaagcataatagcatataaatagacaagtgagggatggctcagtggttaagcacctccacccacgaccggtaggtcctgggttcgagtcacactggagggaaagtgtggaaacactataaatcctcctaaaaatgggagggaaaaaaaaatagcatataaatagcaaaacaagagtttgacaacttgtgcaagcatacaaatccgccaacaccacattacatataccatattagtcactagtggcatataaattTGGTTTGTTCGGATTGGTTCGGTTGATAATTAAAGCCAACCGTATCCAAACggttaaaccgtaatattttacaattgcatttgtaaatcgaaatcgaattgtattatccaaattgaattattcgaattgtttcgaatcggttcggaaattcggattgaaccgatttgtgcacaggcctaaTCTGTGCACACCGAATTGGCCCATTAAGGGGGTAGAGCGCTCTCTCCCAAAAAGTTCTCTATTTTCAGGGCTCAAGCCAAAACCTCCAATTAAGAATAAAGGAATTCCGACCATTCTATCATATCCCTTGATTATAGAAAATAAAACATTCAGGCAGTGGGTTTCACTTCCAAAAGGAAGActttaagaaagaaaaagaagaaataagAAAAGTCAGAAGGAATTATTTTCTCTATTACTGCCTCTTTGCGAATATGGgccaaaattttaaaatatgggCTTACTCCATATTGGGCTTAGGTTCTAACTTCAATTGGACCACAGATTGTCGACTTCAATCCAAAAAACATTGATGAACCATCATCTTTTAAAACAACTcaaaatttgttataaatatcccaaattagtggatatccattaagttagaaatatctcaaaatatcccaaaatatctcaaaatatcccatgtcctgttgcttctataaataggatgcacagatgcaatgttgaaagagcagaagtaatataatctgatatctctctacatattctctctacatatttcttctgtgtatttacttcatagtttttattttataacacgttatcagcacgagtctcaaccatcttgagcaaatactttgaaagcctcgaagttgctgaaggccttatgccaatattctactggaaggttagttcgcaaatatgaattgattaaatgagtttatatccgtgaacaccagaagtggtaatattttacgggcttattgtgtttatggttgaagatgtgttagagaaaaattctccacattatatgtatgcctcgatttgctcctgaagtagcaatatcttaaaagaggctgtaagctatcacgatttgatatgcttaaagcacgttcagataattatgttttattcctgcagaattaaaacttttgataaatgttgcaAGTACAGATCCATTCTCTGAAATGAATGTGATAGTATGTCGTAACacctataaatataaacgtgcatttgattgtgaaaatatcatgattcaTCTCCAAAAGAgctagaataattgagaagaaatattctgaatattatatgcttttctctcgaagtactaaactcataattttgctccacgagtagcaaactttgaattctactc
Coding sequences within it:
- the LOC132604601 gene encoding transcription factor bHLH80-like isoform X2; the protein is MDHRSNQQQQMTSGLTRYRSAPSSYFSSLLNSNDNPGGVVAGNCGYARDDFDQVLNPRASNNTGIKQVFDRFVANIGPQDLNPNGLIGDTQQNPMSNMKQELEAQQQQMNQNAQFIAPVKQEITQQNSDYSLASQMNYQNQAQAQQNQNAADFTSAMDSFSRYLGSVDSNRLNQTKMDGGFGAGSSNSNLARYNSSPAGFFAQVNIEHEYGALRGMGNYGAGSSQVALSSGQPHSSGLLAPISEFGAKSIEESRQGNESFGKGHKNDESYMTGFPMPTWDDSQILTDDFLQVPEDDEAGQFSNVNAPDNQSSEGRARPPPLLSQMSLPQTSAELSAMEQLLQDSVPCKVRAKRGCATHPRSIAERVRRTRISERMRKLQELVPNMDKQTNTADMLDFAADYIKELETQVKALSETRSKCTCSPK
- the LOC132604601 gene encoding transcription factor bHLH122-like isoform X1, which translates into the protein MDHRSNQQQQMTSGLTRYRSAPSSYFSSLLNSNDNPGGVVAGNCGYARDDFDQVLNPRASNNTGIKQVFDRFVANIGPQDLNPNGLIGDTQQNPMSNMKQELEAQQQQMNQNAQFIAPVKQEITQQNSDYSLASQMNYQNQAQAQQNQNAADFTSAMDSFSRYLGSVDSNRLNQTKMDGGFGAGSSNSNLARYNSSPAGFFAQVNIEHEYGALRGMGNYGAGSSQVALSSGQPHSSGLLAPISEFGAKSIEESRQGNESFGKGHKNDESYMTGFPMPTWDDSQILTDDFLQVPEDDEAGQFSNVNAPDNQSSEGRARPPPLLSQMSLPQTSAELSAMEQLLQDSVPCKVRAKRGCATHPRSIAERVRRTRISERMRKLQELVPNMDKVILTTNFPQNMNVSRFYKKVDGCVSNPPKQTNTADMLDFAADYIKELETQVKALSETRSKCTCSPK